Within Myceligenerans xiligouense, the genomic segment TCCGCGTTCGTCGAGACCGGCACGTCGAAGTCGTAGGTCTCGTAGCCGCAGTACGGCGCGGACTTGCGCACGTCGTACGGCAGGCCGGTGGACCGCAGCACCGGGCCGGTCACGCCGAGCGCCATGCACCCGGCGAGGTTGAGGACGCCGACGTCCGTCAGCCGGGACTTGAAGATCGGGTTCGCCAGCATGAGGTCGCCCAGGTCCTTGAGATAGCCGCGGACCTTCTTCAGCGCCTCGCGGGCCTGGGTGGTGAAGCCTTCCGGCACGTCCTGCGCGACGCCGCCCGGGCGGATGTACGCGTGGTTCATGCGCAGCCCGGTGACCGCCTCGAAGAGCCGCAGGATCTCCTCACGCGCGGTGAACGCGACGGTCATCACCGTGGTGGCGCCCATCTCGTTGCCACCCGTGCCGAGGCAGATCAGGTGGGAGGCGATCCGGTTGAGCTCCATCATCAGCACGCGGATCTCCGACGCGCGCTCCGGCACGTCGTCGGTCACGCCGAGAAGCCGCTCCGTGGCCAGGCAGAACGCCACCTCCTGGAAGAACGGCGCCACGTAGTCCATCCGGGTGCAGAACGTGGGGCCCTGCGTCCAGGTGCGGAACTCCATGTTCTTCTCGATGCCGGTGTGCAGGTAGCCGATACCGGCACGGGCCTCGGTCACCGTCTCGCCGTCGATCTCCAGCATGAGCCGGAGCACACCGTGCGTGGACGGGTGCTGCGGGCCCATGTTGACGACGATGCGCTCCTCGCCGATGGCCTCCCGGGCGATCTCGTCCCAGTCGCCGTCGCCGTAGGCCTCGAACCCGCGGATCGTGCGGGCGGCGTCGTCGTCGATCGGCCGGGTCGCGTGGGCGGGGCCGTCGGCCCCGGCACGAGGTTCTGCTGTGGCGGTCACGAGTATGCCCTCCTCGTGTCTGGCGGGGGCACGGTGGCCCCCTTGTACTCGACCGGGATGCCGCCGAGCGGATAGTCCTTCCGCTGCGGGTGGCCCTCCCAGTCGTCCGGCATCTCGATGCGCGCCAGGCCGGGATGGCCGTCGAACACGATGCCGAAGAAGTCGTACGTCTCGCGCTCGTGCCAGTCGTTGGCCGGGTACACGGACGTGGTGGACGGGATGTGCGGGTCCTCGTCCGGGGCCGTCACCTCGAGGCGCAGGCGGTGGTTGTGCGTCACCGACACCAGGTGGTAGACGGCGTGCAGCTCGCGGCCGGTCTCGTGCGGGTAGTGCACGCCCGACACGCCGAGCGAGAGCTCGAAGCGCAGATCCTGGTCGTCGCGCAGCGCCTGGCACACGGGCTTCAGGTGCTCGCGGGCCACGTGCAGCGTCAGCTCCGCCCGCGGCGCCTCGGCCGAGTCGGCCCCGTGCAGATCCACGACCACCTTCTCGATCGCGGCGTCCGGGTCGGTGCCCTCCTCGCGCAGCACCTCGGTCAGCACGTCGACGACGCGGTCGA encodes:
- a CDS encoding NADH-quinone oxidoreductase subunit D, whose product is MDDDAARTIRGFEAYGDGDWDEIAREAIGEERIVVNMGPQHPSTHGVLRLMLEIDGETVTEARAGIGYLHTGIEKNMEFRTWTQGPTFCTRMDYVAPFFQEVAFCLATERLLGVTDDVPERASEIRVLMMELNRIASHLICLGTGGNEMGATTVMTVAFTAREEILRLFEAVTGLRMNHAYIRPGGVAQDVPEGFTTQAREALKKVRGYLKDLGDLMLANPIFKSRLTDVGVLNLAGCMALGVTGPVLRSTGLPYDVRKSAPYCGYETYDFDVPVSTNADCYDRVVLRIEECYQSLRLAEQALSRLDASEGDPVIVADKKIAWPAQLAIGSDGQGNSLEHIRKIMGTSMEALIHHFKLVTEGFPVPAGQAWQTVEHPRGELGVHAVSDGGTRPYRAHFRDPSFNNLQATSVMCEGGQVADVVVAVASLDPVLGGVDR
- a CDS encoding NADH-quinone oxidoreductase subunit C, whose translation is MPGSGAGGDPSDLERVALPLEVVEVRHGMFGAHDSGDTSGYGGLVRPVAMPGPSSRPYGSWFDRVVDVLTEVLREEGTDPDAAIEKVVVDLHGADSAEAPRAELTLHVAREHLKPVCQALRDDQDLRFELSLGVSGVHYPHETGRELHAVYHLVSVTHNHRLRLEVTAPDEDPHIPSTTSVYPANDWHERETYDFFGIVFDGHPGLARIEMPDDWEGHPQRKDYPLGGIPVEYKGATVPPPDTRRAYS